One genomic region from Streptomyces sp. Li-HN-5-11 encodes:
- a CDS encoding acyl-CoA synthetase, translated as MEYNLADLFESVVDVVPDREALVYIDHPGTGAERRLTYAELDAAANRIGHHLIDAGIRPGEHLGLHLYNGIEYLQTVFGCLKARVVPVNVNYRYVEEELVYLYRDADLVALVFDAEFGGRVAAALPRCSKLRHLVRVGDGEEPAAVPFAEAEAGGSPERGFPARSGDDQFIIYTGGTTGMPKGVMWRQEDLFFSGLGGGAPTGEPVKKPEELAERVAAGGAGITFFPTPPLMHGTSTLTSFIGFNFGQRVVIHRKFVPEEVLRTIEKEKVTSVSLVGDAMLRPLIDALGGPMKGTDCSSVFSVSSSGAVMSETVRRQFQQLLPNTMLLNNYGSSESGFNGTATAGSGAGQTFRIRVNSRTQVVDPATHEPVAVGEVGRVAQCGHVPLGYYNDPGKTAETFFEKDGERWVLLGDMATVDEEGVVTVLGRGSQCINTGGEKVYPEEVEQALKSHPDVYDALVAGVPDARWGNHVAAVVQLREGAARPSLEDIQTHCRTHLAGYKIPRRLVITETIQRSPSGKADYRWAREVAVAEGR; from the coding sequence GTGGAGTACAACCTTGCGGACCTGTTCGAGTCGGTCGTCGACGTGGTGCCCGACCGTGAGGCCCTGGTGTACATCGACCACCCGGGCACGGGCGCGGAGCGCCGTCTGACGTACGCGGAGCTGGACGCGGCGGCGAACCGCATCGGGCACCACCTGATCGACGCCGGAATCCGCCCCGGTGAACACCTCGGGCTGCACCTCTACAACGGGATCGAGTACCTGCAGACCGTGTTCGGCTGCCTGAAGGCGCGGGTCGTCCCGGTCAACGTCAACTACCGCTATGTGGAAGAGGAGCTGGTGTACCTGTACCGGGACGCCGATCTGGTGGCCCTCGTCTTCGACGCGGAGTTCGGCGGCCGGGTGGCGGCGGCGCTGCCGCGGTGTTCGAAGCTGCGCCACCTGGTGCGGGTCGGCGACGGCGAGGAACCCGCCGCCGTGCCCTTCGCCGAGGCGGAGGCGGGCGGGTCGCCGGAACGGGGGTTCCCCGCGCGCTCGGGCGACGACCAGTTCATCATCTACACGGGCGGCACCACCGGGATGCCGAAGGGCGTGATGTGGCGCCAGGAGGACCTGTTCTTCTCCGGGCTCGGCGGGGGCGCGCCGACCGGTGAGCCTGTCAAGAAGCCGGAGGAACTCGCCGAGCGGGTCGCGGCCGGCGGGGCGGGGATCACCTTCTTCCCCACTCCCCCGCTGATGCACGGCACCTCCACCCTCACCTCGTTCATCGGCTTCAACTTCGGGCAACGGGTCGTGATCCACCGCAAGTTCGTGCCCGAGGAGGTGCTGCGGACGATCGAGAAGGAGAAGGTCACCAGCGTCTCGCTGGTCGGCGACGCGATGCTGCGGCCACTGATCGACGCCCTCGGCGGGCCCATGAAGGGCACGGACTGCTCCTCGGTGTTCAGCGTGTCCTCGTCCGGTGCGGTCATGTCGGAGACGGTGCGCCGGCAGTTCCAGCAACTGCTCCCGAACACCATGCTGCTCAACAACTACGGCTCGTCCGAGTCCGGGTTCAACGGCACGGCGACGGCCGGCTCGGGCGCCGGGCAGACCTTCCGCATCCGCGTGAACTCCCGCACGCAGGTGGTCGATCCGGCGACGCACGAGCCGGTCGCCGTGGGCGAGGTGGGCCGGGTGGCCCAGTGCGGCCATGTGCCGCTCGGCTACTACAACGACCCCGGGAAAACGGCGGAGACGTTCTTCGAGAAGGACGGCGAGCGGTGGGTGCTGCTCGGCGACATGGCGACCGTCGACGAGGAGGGCGTGGTCACCGTCCTGGGCCGGGGCTCGCAGTGCATCAACACCGGCGGGGAGAAGGTGTACCCGGAGGAGGTCGAGCAGGCGCTCAAGTCCCACCCCGACGTCTACGACGCCCTGGTGGCCGGGGTACCGGACGCGAGGTGGGGCAACCATGTCGCGGCCGTGGTCCAGCTGCGCGAGGGCGCGGCCCGCCCCTCCCTGGAGGACATCCAGACCCACTGCCGTACCCACCTGGCCGGGTACAAGATCCCGCGCCGGCTGGTGATCACCGAGACCATCCAGCGCTCGCCGAGCGGCAAGG
- a CDS encoding crotonase/enoyl-CoA hydratase family protein, protein MGGTEHLTVQRAGATLVLTLNRPDAKNALSLPMLVGLYDGWVEADEDDTVRSIVLTGAGGSFCAGMDLKALAGSGMEGEHHRSRLEADPDLHWKAMLRHHRPRKPVIAAVEGYCVAGGTEILQGTDIRVAGESATFGLFEVKRGLFPIGGSTVRLQRQIPRTHALEMLLTGRSYTAREAADVGLIGHVVPDGTALAKALEIAGQINACGPLAVEAVKASVYATAEMTETDGLADELKRGWPIFDTADAKEGARAFAQKRPPVYKRA, encoded by the coding sequence ATGGGCGGGACGGAACACCTCACCGTGCAGCGCGCAGGTGCCACACTGGTGCTCACGCTCAACAGGCCCGACGCCAAGAACGCGCTCTCGCTGCCGATGCTCGTCGGCCTGTACGACGGCTGGGTCGAGGCCGACGAGGACGACACGGTCCGTTCGATCGTGCTCACCGGCGCGGGCGGCTCGTTCTGTGCCGGCATGGACCTCAAGGCCCTCGCCGGCAGTGGCATGGAGGGCGAGCACCACCGCAGCCGCCTCGAGGCCGATCCGGACCTGCACTGGAAGGCGATGCTGCGCCACCACCGCCCCCGCAAGCCGGTGATAGCCGCCGTCGAGGGGTACTGCGTGGCCGGCGGCACCGAGATCCTCCAGGGCACCGACATCCGCGTCGCGGGCGAGTCGGCCACCTTCGGGCTCTTCGAGGTCAAGCGCGGGCTGTTCCCGATCGGCGGCTCCACGGTCCGCCTGCAGCGCCAGATCCCGCGCACGCACGCCCTGGAGATGCTGCTCACCGGCCGCTCCTACACGGCCCGCGAGGCCGCCGACGTCGGCCTGATCGGCCATGTCGTCCCCGACGGCACCGCCCTCGCCAAGGCCCTGGAGATCGCCGGACAGATCAACGCCTGCGGCCCGCTCGCCGTGGAGGCCGTCAAGGCGTCGGTCTACGCGACCGCCGAGATGACCGAGACCGACGGCCTGGCCGACGAACTCAAGCGCGGCTGGCCCATCTTCGACACCGCCGACGCCAAGGAGGGCGCCCGCGCCTTCGCCCAGAAGCGGCCGCCCGTCTACAAGCGAGCCTGA
- a CDS encoding OB-fold domain-containing protein: MPEVLKAPLAVEFPFTRSLGPVQSAFLTGLRERVLLGVRTTDGRVLVPPVEYDPVTAEEIRDLVHVATTGTVTTWAWNHEPRRGQPLDTPFAWVLVRLDGADTALLHALDAPGPDAVHTGMRVRVRWAGERSGAITDIACFEPCDGEDTVITVHVGEFEEPVTGIVAPARLDYTYSPGRAQSAYIHALAERRTVGERCPSCRKVYVPPRGACPTCGVATTEQVEVGPRGTVTTFCIVNIKAKNLDIEVPYVYAHIALDGAGLALHGRIGGIPYDQVRMGLRVEPVWTQGARYPDHYRPTGEPDAEYDIYKELL, encoded by the coding sequence ATGCCCGAAGTCCTCAAAGCCCCCCTGGCCGTCGAGTTCCCCTTCACCCGCTCCCTCGGCCCCGTCCAGAGCGCCTTCCTCACCGGTCTGCGCGAACGAGTCCTCCTCGGCGTACGCACCACCGACGGCCGCGTGCTCGTCCCGCCCGTCGAGTACGACCCCGTCACCGCCGAGGAGATCCGCGACCTCGTCCATGTCGCCACCACCGGCACGGTCACCACCTGGGCCTGGAACCACGAACCCCGCCGCGGCCAGCCCCTGGACACCCCCTTCGCGTGGGTCCTGGTCCGTCTCGACGGTGCCGACACCGCCCTGCTCCACGCCCTCGACGCCCCCGGCCCCGACGCCGTGCACACCGGCATGCGGGTCCGTGTCCGCTGGGCCGGGGAGCGGTCCGGCGCCATCACGGACATCGCCTGCTTCGAGCCGTGCGACGGTGAGGACACCGTCATCACCGTTCACGTGGGCGAGTTCGAGGAACCGGTCACCGGCATCGTCGCCCCCGCCCGCCTCGACTACACCTACTCGCCGGGCCGCGCCCAGTCCGCGTACATCCACGCCCTCGCCGAGAGGCGCACCGTCGGCGAACGCTGTCCCTCCTGCCGCAAGGTGTACGTCCCGCCGAGGGGCGCCTGCCCCACGTGCGGGGTCGCCACCACGGAGCAGGTGGAAGTGGGCCCGCGCGGCACGGTCACCACGTTCTGCATCGTCAACATCAAGGCGAAGAACCTCGACATCGAAGTGCCCTACGTCTACGCCCACATCGCTCTCGACGGGGCCGGCCTCGCCCTGCACGGACGCATCGGCGGCATCCCCTACGACCAGGTGCGCATGGGACTGCGCGTCGAACCGGTGTGGACGCAAGGCGCCCGCTACCCCGACCACTACCGGCCGACCGGTGAGCCCGACGCGGAGTACGACATCTACAAGGAGCTGCTGTGA
- a CDS encoding thiolase domain-containing protein: MTRDIALVAFAQTDHRRSSDELSEVEMLMPVLHEVLEQTGLKTADIGFTCSGSSDYLAGRAFSFTLALDGVGAWPPISESHVEMDGAWALYEAWTKLLTGDADTALVYAYGKSSPGSVRDVLTRQLDPYYLAPLWPDSVALAALQAQALIDAGDTDERALAAVAARSRADASANSHAQLARPVPQGDYLVQPLRTGDCPPIGDGAAAVVLAAGERARDLCERPAWIRGIDHRIEAHGLGVRDLTDSPSTRLAAQKAGAFERPVDTAELHAPFTSQEIVLRGALRLDDTVRVNPSGGALAANPIMAAGLIRVGEAAAAIHRGDSDRALAHATSGPCLQQNLVAVLEGDPR, encoded by the coding sequence GTGACGCGTGACATCGCACTGGTCGCCTTCGCCCAGACCGACCACCGGCGCAGCAGCGACGAGCTCTCCGAGGTGGAGATGCTCATGCCGGTCCTGCACGAGGTGCTCGAACAGACCGGCCTGAAGACCGCCGACATCGGCTTCACCTGCTCCGGCTCCAGCGACTACCTCGCCGGCCGCGCCTTCTCCTTCACCCTCGCCCTCGACGGGGTGGGCGCCTGGCCGCCGATCTCCGAGTCGCACGTCGAGATGGACGGCGCGTGGGCGCTGTACGAGGCGTGGACCAAGCTGCTGACGGGGGACGCCGACACCGCGCTCGTGTACGCGTACGGCAAGTCCTCACCCGGCTCCGTACGCGACGTCCTGACCCGGCAGCTCGACCCGTACTACCTGGCGCCCCTGTGGCCGGACTCGGTCGCGCTGGCCGCCCTCCAGGCACAGGCCCTCATCGACGCGGGCGACACCGACGAGCGCGCGCTCGCTGCCGTGGCCGCCCGCAGCCGAGCGGACGCCTCCGCCAACTCCCATGCACAGCTGGCCCGTCCGGTGCCGCAGGGCGACTACCTCGTACAGCCGCTGCGCACCGGCGACTGCCCGCCCATCGGCGACGGAGCCGCCGCCGTCGTCCTGGCGGCGGGAGAGCGGGCCCGGGACCTGTGCGAGCGGCCCGCGTGGATCCGTGGCATCGACCACCGCATCGAGGCGCACGGGCTCGGCGTGCGCGACCTCACCGACTCTCCGTCGACCCGGCTGGCCGCTCAGAAGGCCGGAGCCTTCGAACGGCCCGTCGACACCGCCGAGTTGCATGCACCGTTCACCTCGCAGGAGATCGTGCTGCGGGGGGCGCTCCGCCTCGACGACACCGTGCGGGTCAATCCGTCGGGCGGGGCGCTCGCAGCCAACCCGATCATGGCCGCCGGGCTGATCCGCGTCGGCGAGGCCGCCGCCGCGATCCACCGGGGGGACTCCGACCGCGCGCTCGCCCACGCCACCTCCGGCCCCTGCCTGCAACAGAACCTGGTCGCCGTACTCGAAGGGGATCCACGATGA
- a CDS encoding thiolase domain-containing protein: MSKEPVAVVGIGQTKHVAARRDVSIAGLVREAARRALDDADLTWADVDAVVIGKAPDFFEGVMMPELYLADALGAVGKPMLRVHTAGSVGGSTALVAANLVAARVHATVLTLAFEKQSESNAMWGLSLPIPFQQPLLAGAGGFFAPHVRAYMRRSGAPDTVGSLVAYKDRRNALKNPYAHLHEHDITLEKVQASPMLWDPIRYSETCPSSDGACAMVLTDRAGAARAPRPPAWMLGGAMRSEPTLFAGKDFVSPQAGKDCAADVYRQAGIADPRCEIDAAEIYVPFSWYEPMWLENLGFADEGEGWKLTESGVTELDGDLPVNMSGGVLSTNPIGASGMIRFAEAALQVRGQAGEHQVEGARRVLGHAYGGGSQFFSMWLVGSERPDA, translated from the coding sequence ATGAGCAAGGAACCCGTGGCCGTCGTAGGGATCGGCCAGACCAAGCATGTGGCGGCGCGCCGGGACGTGTCGATCGCGGGGCTCGTCCGGGAGGCGGCCCGGCGCGCTCTGGACGACGCCGATCTGACGTGGGCGGACGTGGACGCCGTGGTCATCGGCAAGGCGCCCGACTTCTTCGAGGGTGTGATGATGCCGGAGCTGTACCTGGCCGACGCCCTCGGCGCGGTGGGCAAGCCCATGCTCCGGGTGCACACGGCCGGCTCCGTCGGCGGGTCCACCGCGCTGGTCGCGGCGAACCTCGTCGCCGCCCGCGTCCACGCGACCGTCCTCACCCTCGCCTTCGAAAAGCAGTCCGAGTCCAACGCCATGTGGGGTCTGTCCCTGCCGATCCCCTTCCAGCAGCCCCTCCTCGCCGGCGCCGGCGGCTTCTTCGCGCCGCACGTGCGCGCGTACATGCGGCGCAGCGGAGCACCCGACACCGTGGGCTCGCTGGTGGCGTACAAGGACCGGCGCAACGCGCTGAAGAACCCCTACGCCCACCTCCACGAGCACGACATCACCCTGGAGAAGGTCCAGGCGTCCCCGATGCTGTGGGACCCGATCCGCTACTCGGAGACCTGCCCGTCCTCCGACGGCGCCTGCGCCATGGTCCTCACCGACCGCGCCGGCGCGGCCCGCGCCCCCCGGCCGCCCGCCTGGATGCTCGGCGGCGCGATGCGCAGCGAACCCACCCTGTTCGCCGGCAAGGACTTCGTCTCGCCGCAGGCCGGCAAGGACTGCGCGGCCGACGTGTACCGGCAGGCGGGGATCGCCGACCCGCGCTGCGAGATCGACGCCGCCGAGATCTACGTGCCCTTCTCCTGGTACGAGCCCATGTGGCTGGAGAACCTCGGCTTCGCCGACGAGGGCGAGGGCTGGAAACTCACCGAGTCCGGGGTGACCGAACTCGACGGCGACCTGCCCGTCAACATGTCCGGCGGCGTGCTGTCCACCAACCCCATCGGCGCCTCCGGCATGATCCGCTTCGCGGAGGCCGCCCTCCAAGTGCGCGGGCAGGCCGGGGAACACCAGGTGGAAGGGGCCCGCAGGGTGCTCGGACACGCCTACGGCGGCGGATCGCAGTTCTTCTCCATGTGGCTCGTGGGATCCGAGCGCCCCGACGCCTGA
- a CDS encoding DUF397 domain-containing protein → MAESTIQQHPVAGWDKPELDLSNAEWQSSSRGLGDVQIAFVEGFIAMRNSGRPESPSLIFTPAEWGAFVSGAREGEFDLT, encoded by the coding sequence GTGGCCGAGAGCACTATCCAGCAGCACCCCGTCGCGGGATGGGACAAGCCCGAGCTGGATCTCAGCAACGCCGAGTGGCAGTCCAGCAGCCGCGGCCTGGGGGATGTCCAGATCGCCTTTGTCGAGGGGTTCATCGCGATGCGCAACAGCGGCCGCCCGGAAAGTCCCTCCCTGATCTTCACCCCCGCGGAGTGGGGCGCGTTCGTGTCGGGGGCCCGGGAGGGGGAGTTCGACCTCACCTGA
- a CDS encoding N-acetylmuramoyl-L-alanine amidase: MRGSATDPRPAPTRGRMRRTAGAAASAALLLPLLGAAPSAAAQDTGRLQRAFASAAADYHVPLSVLLGVSYLQSRWDGHGGAPSVTGGYGPMHLTDARAALARAPHHSQGAEDPRGDSARAALHPDTKVPDDSDLPARLKTLTKAAGLTGIPAGRLRTDEAANIAGGAALLAAAQKRLGEPLSADPADWYGAVAQFSGADDSGTAAAYANDVYAVIRTGEQRTTDTGQRVVLAALPRLVPHTAQLARTGLRHVSAAGTECPASVSCEWIPAPYAQFGNDDYGNHDLGDRPASQSIRYIVIHDTEGRWDGVINLVQDPTYVSWNYTLRSTDGHIAQHVKAKDVAWHAGNWYVNAKSIGLEHEGFLASPDAWYTEAMYRASARLVTYLAAKYGIPLDRQHILGHDTVPGPTTAAVPGMHTDPGPYWDWRHYFELLGRPFEPTAGANGGLVTIRPDYAANRPEYTGCVTSGEPCAAHGSGEVRLYSQPDASSPLIKDVGLRPDGGASTTDVNDVGSRAETGQQYAVAGRQGDWTAIWYLGQKAWFQNPAKQPTAVDAVGFVVTPKAGLDGVPVYGRAYPEKAAYPADVPAQEVTPLPYQLLAGQKYVVGDAVPGEYYYSVTFTTDTHRVVVGKDLYYEIQFGHRVAFVRAADVQVRPSVL, from the coding sequence TTGCGAGGATCCGCCACCGACCCCAGACCCGCGCCGACCCGCGGACGCATGCGCAGGACGGCGGGTGCCGCCGCCTCCGCGGCGCTGCTGCTGCCGCTGCTGGGTGCCGCCCCGTCCGCCGCCGCGCAGGACACCGGCCGGCTGCAGCGGGCGTTCGCCTCCGCGGCCGCGGACTACCATGTCCCGCTCAGCGTCCTGCTGGGTGTGTCCTATCTCCAGTCCCGGTGGGACGGCCACGGCGGCGCACCGAGTGTGACCGGCGGCTACGGCCCGATGCACCTCACCGACGCGCGCGCCGCGCTCGCCCGGGCACCGCACCACAGCCAGGGCGCCGAGGACCCGCGCGGCGACTCCGCCCGGGCCGCTCTGCACCCCGACACCAAGGTGCCGGACGATTCCGACCTGCCCGCCCGGTTGAAGACCCTGACCAAGGCCGCCGGGCTGACCGGTATTCCCGCCGGGCGGCTGCGCACCGACGAGGCCGCGAACATCGCGGGCGGTGCGGCCCTGCTCGCGGCCGCCCAGAAGAGACTCGGTGAACCCCTGAGCGCGGACCCTGCCGACTGGTACGGGGCGGTGGCCCAGTTCTCCGGCGCGGACGACAGCGGAACGGCGGCGGCGTACGCGAACGACGTGTACGCCGTGATCCGCACGGGCGAGCAGCGCACCACGGACACCGGGCAGCGCGTGGTGCTGGCGGCCCTGCCACGCCTCGTCCCGCACACCGCCCAGCTGGCGCGGACCGGCCTGCGCCATGTCTCCGCGGCCGGCACGGAGTGCCCCGCCTCGGTGTCCTGCGAGTGGATCCCGGCGCCGTACGCGCAGTTCGGGAACGACGACTACGGCAACCACGACCTCGGCGACCGGCCGGCGTCGCAGAGCATCCGGTACATCGTCATCCACGACACGGAAGGCCGCTGGGACGGCGTCATCAACCTGGTGCAGGATCCCACCTACGTGTCGTGGAACTACACCCTGCGCTCCACGGACGGGCACATCGCCCAGCACGTGAAGGCGAAGGACGTGGCGTGGCACGCCGGGAACTGGTACGTCAACGCCAAGTCGATCGGCCTGGAGCACGAGGGCTTCCTCGCCTCGCCGGACGCCTGGTACACGGAGGCGATGTACCGCGCCTCGGCCCGGCTGGTGACGTACCTCGCCGCGAAGTACGGCATCCCCCTGGACCGGCAGCACATCCTCGGCCACGACACGGTGCCCGGCCCGACCACGGCGGCCGTCCCCGGCATGCACACCGACCCCGGCCCGTACTGGGACTGGCGGCACTACTTCGAGCTGCTGGGCCGTCCCTTCGAGCCGACGGCGGGCGCGAACGGCGGGCTGGTGACCATCCGCCCCGACTACGCCGCCAACCGGCCGGAGTACACGGGCTGCGTCACGAGCGGCGAGCCGTGCGCCGCGCACGGCTCCGGCGAGGTGCGGCTGTACTCGCAGCCCGACGCCTCCTCGCCGCTGATCAAGGACGTCGGCCTTCGGCCCGACGGCGGCGCCTCGACGACCGACGTGAACGACGTGGGGTCGAGGGCCGAGACGGGCCAGCAGTACGCGGTCGCAGGCCGTCAGGGTGACTGGACGGCGATCTGGTACCTGGGACAGAAGGCCTGGTTCCAGAATCCGGCGAAGCAGCCCACTGCCGTGGACGCCGTCGGTTTCGTGGTGACGCCGAAGGCCGGCCTGGACGGCGTGCCGGTGTACGGCCGCGCGTACCCGGAGAAGGCGGCCTATCCGGCCGACGTGCCGGCCCAGGAGGTGACGCCCCTTCCGTACCAGCTGCTCGCGGGGCAGAAGTACGTGGTCGGCGACGCGGTGCCCGGCGAGTACTACTACTCGGTCACCTTCACCACCGACACCCACCGCGTGGTGGTCGGGAAGGACCTGTACTACGAGATCCAGTTCGGCCACCGGGTGGCGTTCGTGCGGGCCGCGGACGTGCAGGTGCGGCCGTCGGTCCTGTAG